The following are encoded in a window of Oncorhynchus mykiss isolate Arlee chromosome 11, USDA_OmykA_1.1, whole genome shotgun sequence genomic DNA:
- the LOC110536338 gene encoding leucine zipper putative tumor suppressor 3-like isoform X3, with product MTPHQHRETGENKTDNHNNPPTHNPPKILPVSGKLEQKNSGLVRPSAFKPVVPKSFHSMQNLLDPTSGGGCEGRGAGGQREEGAGGGELVAVPEALLLDQDSPGMGRCLAERAGGGKSNRGVHGGMSASGRNSLTSLPTYAGSGLCYGPQEALGSLSASTSNINRLGTTAGAAVALEKLEQPGYQQLNHLGDTPAPQRPTPSSDDVIQDLENRLWEKEQEVQHMCRNLEQSEAAIVQVFEEKQRVWERQMDELGQNYASRLQQVTRRAQRSQNALQAQITRLSQDKRRLQEEMAALLAQREDLERKCLHFRMEQTDILPRLDETKWEVCQKAGEISLLKQQLRESQVELTQRAAEMVALRGQLKEANSQLRDREEAMLGLKNSYSSKSLELESCQGELRRTLTEVSILREKLGVFEAEVLGLQQALWEMGGGVDPAITQTLGAVGLLPPWGALYCPRTPPEPSSTPLTPTSDSLLSLQSDEAKAQRQEVQRKERQQREEAQWHDMQQRQEAHQRLKAHLYQEAHLHQEAQLRKEARLHQGAHLCQEAHFHQEAQHKCQETQVESGNLREQLDQLQGTLRLERQQRECQALSFDQERDSWIDEKEHVLKYQAQLQVSYVETLQKNQALEQQVGQLGSKPTPTSSSSSSPPPPPALSIFPPMHSVPLPAPLALTPSPPPCEDMKGSPSLLQLPTPWAGPSRLERIESTEI from the exons ATGActccccaccaacacagagaaacTGGAGAGAACAAAACCGACAATCACAACAACCCTCCAACCCACAACCCACCCAAAATCCTGCCTGTCTCTGGCAAACTAGAGCAG AAGAACTCGGGGCTGGTTCGTCCCTCTGCATTCAAACCAGTGGTTCCCAAGAGCTTTCATTCCATGCAGAACCTCCTTGACCCAACCAGTGGGGGTGGATGTGAGGGTAGGGGTGCGGGGGGGCAGAGAGAAGAAGGAGCAGGGGGAGGAGAACTAGTGGCAGTTCCAGAGGCCCTCCTCCTAGACCAGGACAGCCCAGGGATGGGCAGATGCCtggcagagagagcaggagggggtAAGAGTAACAGAGGGGTCCATGGAGGGATGTCAGCTTCGGGGAGGAACTCTCTAACCAGCCTGCCCACATATGCAGGCTCTGGTTTGTGCTATGGGCCTCAAGAGGCCCTGGGGTCTCTCAGTGCTTCTACCAGCAATATCAACAGACTAGGGACCACAGCTGGAGCTGCAGTGGCTCTGGAAAAGCTGGAGCAACCAGGCTACCAG CAGCTGAACCACCTGGGCGACACCCCAGCACCCCAACGTCCCACTCCTTCCTCTGATGATGTCATCCAAGACCTGGAGAACCGGCTCTGGGAGAAGGAGCAAGAG GTGCAACACATGTGTCGTAACTTGGAGCAGAGCGAGGCCGCCATCGTCCAGGTGTTTGAGGAGAAGCAGCGTgtgtgggagagacagatggatgagCTGGGGCAGAACTACGCCTCTCGTCTGCAGCAG GTGACCCGTCGCGCCCAGCGCTCCCAGAATGCCCTGCAGGCCCAGATCACCCGTCTGTCGCAGGACAAGCGACGTCTgcaggaggagatggctgccCTGCTGGCCCAGAGAGAGGATCTGGAGAGGAAGTGTCTGCACTTCAGGATGGAACAGACTGACATACTGCCACGCCTGGATGAGACCAAGtgggag GTGTGTCAGAAGGCAGGGGAGATCTCCCTGCTGAAGCAGCAGCTAAGGGAGAGCCAGGTGGAGCTGACCCAGCGGGCGGCGGAGATGGTGGCCCTCAGGGGCCAGCTGAAGGAGGCCAATTCCCAGCTTAGGGACCGGGAGGAGGCCATGCTGGGCCTCAAGAACTCATATAGTTCCAAGAGCCTGGAGCTGGAGAGCTGCCAAGGAGAGCTGAGGAGGACGCTGACCGAG GTGTCTATCCTGAGGGAGAAGCTGGGTGTGTTTGAGGCTGAGGTGCTGGGTCTTCAACAAGCTCTGTGGGAGATGGGCGGAGGGGTTGATCCTGCCATAACCCAAACCCTAGGAGCTGTGGGGCTACTCCCACCCTGGGGGGCTCTCTACTGCCCCCGCACTCCCCCAGAGCCCTCGTCCACCCCTCTCACCCCCACCTCAGATTCCCTGCTCAGCCTCCAGAGTGACGAGGCAAAAGCCCAGAGGCAAGAGGTGCAGAGAAAAGAGAGGCAGCAGCGTGAAGAGGCCCAGTGGCATGACATGCAACAGCGCCAGGAGGCCCACCAGCGCCTGAAAGCCCATCTATATCAGGAGGCTCATCTCCACCAGGAAGCCCAACTGCGCAAGGAAGCTCGACTTCATCAGGGGGCCCACTTGTGTCAGGAGGCCCACTTCCACCAGGAGGCCCAGCATAAGTGCCAAGAGACCCAGGTGGAATCAGGGAACCTGCGTGAGCAGCTGGATCAGCTCCAGGGGACTTTACGTCTAGAACGTCAACAGAGAGAGTGCCAGGCCCTTAGTTTCGACCAGGAACGAGACAGCTGGATTGACGAGAAGGAGCATGTGCTGAAATACCAGGCACAGCTTCAGGTCAGCTATGTGGAGACTCTACAGAAGAACCAGGCTCTGGAGCAACAGGTGGGACAGCTGGGGTCCAAACCCACCcccacctcctcatcctccagctCCCCTCCCCCACCACCGGCCCTGTCAATTTTCCCTCCCATGCACTCAgtccctctccctgctccccttgCCCTAACCCCCTCCCCACCGCCTTGTGAGGACATGAAAggttccccttccctcctccaacTGCCCACCCCCTGGGCCGGACCCTCACGTCTAGAGAGGATAGAGTCCACTGAGATTTAG
- the LOC110536338 gene encoding leucine zipper putative tumor suppressor 3-like isoform X2 yields the protein MTPHQHRETGENKTDNHNNPPTHNPPKILPVSGKLEQKNSGLVRPSAFKPVVPKSFHSMQNLLDPTSGGGCEGRGAGGQREEGAGGGELVAVPEALLLDQDSPGMGRCLAERAGGGKSNRGVHGGMSASGRNSLTSLPTYAGSGLCYGPQEALGSLSASTSNINRLGTTAGAAVALEKLEQPGYQLNHLGDTPAPQRPTPSSDDVIQDLENRLWEKEQEVQHMCRNLEQSEAAIVQVFEEKQRVWERQMDELGQNYASRLQQVTTHSTAAVTNNSLPNVDTLFLCVQVTRRAQRSQNALQAQITRLSQDKRRLQEEMAALLAQREDLERKCLHFRMEQTDILPRLDETKWEVCQKAGEISLLKQQLRESQVELTQRAAEMVALRGQLKEANSQLRDREEAMLGLKNSYSSKSLELESCQGELRRTLTEVSILREKLGVFEAEVLGLQQALWEMGGGVDPAITQTLGAVGLLPPWGALYCPRTPPEPSSTPLTPTSDSLLSLQSDEAKAQRQEVQRKERQQREEAQWHDMQQRQEAHQRLKAHLYQEAHLHQEAQLRKEARLHQGAHLCQEAHFHQEAQHKCQETQVESGNLREQLDQLQGTLRLERQQRECQALSFDQERDSWIDEKEHVLKYQAQLQVSYVETLQKNQALEQQVGQLGSKPTPTSSSSSSPPPPPALSIFPPMHSVPLPAPLALTPSPPPCEDMKGSPSLLQLPTPWAGPSRLERIESTEI from the exons ATGActccccaccaacacagagaaacTGGAGAGAACAAAACCGACAATCACAACAACCCTCCAACCCACAACCCACCCAAAATCCTGCCTGTCTCTGGCAAACTAGAGCAG AAGAACTCGGGGCTGGTTCGTCCCTCTGCATTCAAACCAGTGGTTCCCAAGAGCTTTCATTCCATGCAGAACCTCCTTGACCCAACCAGTGGGGGTGGATGTGAGGGTAGGGGTGCGGGGGGGCAGAGAGAAGAAGGAGCAGGGGGAGGAGAACTAGTGGCAGTTCCAGAGGCCCTCCTCCTAGACCAGGACAGCCCAGGGATGGGCAGATGCCtggcagagagagcaggagggggtAAGAGTAACAGAGGGGTCCATGGAGGGATGTCAGCTTCGGGGAGGAACTCTCTAACCAGCCTGCCCACATATGCAGGCTCTGGTTTGTGCTATGGGCCTCAAGAGGCCCTGGGGTCTCTCAGTGCTTCTACCAGCAATATCAACAGACTAGGGACCACAGCTGGAGCTGCAGTGGCTCTGGAAAAGCTGGAGCAACCAGGCTACCAG CTGAACCACCTGGGCGACACCCCAGCACCCCAACGTCCCACTCCTTCCTCTGATGATGTCATCCAAGACCTGGAGAACCGGCTCTGGGAGAAGGAGCAAGAG GTGCAACACATGTGTCGTAACTTGGAGCAGAGCGAGGCCGCCATCGTCCAGGTGTTTGAGGAGAAGCAGCGTgtgtgggagagacagatggatgagCTGGGGCAGAACTACGCCTCTCGTCTGCAGCAGGTGACCACACATTCCACAGCAGCGGTAACCAATAACAGTCTACCAAATGTTGATACTCTCTTCCTCTGTGTGCAGGTGACCCGTCGCGCCCAGCGCTCCCAGAATGCCCTGCAGGCCCAGATCACCCGTCTGTCGCAGGACAAGCGACGTCTgcaggaggagatggctgccCTGCTGGCCCAGAGAGAGGATCTGGAGAGGAAGTGTCTGCACTTCAGGATGGAACAGACTGACATACTGCCACGCCTGGATGAGACCAAGtgggag GTGTGTCAGAAGGCAGGGGAGATCTCCCTGCTGAAGCAGCAGCTAAGGGAGAGCCAGGTGGAGCTGACCCAGCGGGCGGCGGAGATGGTGGCCCTCAGGGGCCAGCTGAAGGAGGCCAATTCCCAGCTTAGGGACCGGGAGGAGGCCATGCTGGGCCTCAAGAACTCATATAGTTCCAAGAGCCTGGAGCTGGAGAGCTGCCAAGGAGAGCTGAGGAGGACGCTGACCGAG GTGTCTATCCTGAGGGAGAAGCTGGGTGTGTTTGAGGCTGAGGTGCTGGGTCTTCAACAAGCTCTGTGGGAGATGGGCGGAGGGGTTGATCCTGCCATAACCCAAACCCTAGGAGCTGTGGGGCTACTCCCACCCTGGGGGGCTCTCTACTGCCCCCGCACTCCCCCAGAGCCCTCGTCCACCCCTCTCACCCCCACCTCAGATTCCCTGCTCAGCCTCCAGAGTGACGAGGCAAAAGCCCAGAGGCAAGAGGTGCAGAGAAAAGAGAGGCAGCAGCGTGAAGAGGCCCAGTGGCATGACATGCAACAGCGCCAGGAGGCCCACCAGCGCCTGAAAGCCCATCTATATCAGGAGGCTCATCTCCACCAGGAAGCCCAACTGCGCAAGGAAGCTCGACTTCATCAGGGGGCCCACTTGTGTCAGGAGGCCCACTTCCACCAGGAGGCCCAGCATAAGTGCCAAGAGACCCAGGTGGAATCAGGGAACCTGCGTGAGCAGCTGGATCAGCTCCAGGGGACTTTACGTCTAGAACGTCAACAGAGAGAGTGCCAGGCCCTTAGTTTCGACCAGGAACGAGACAGCTGGATTGACGAGAAGGAGCATGTGCTGAAATACCAGGCACAGCTTCAGGTCAGCTATGTGGAGACTCTACAGAAGAACCAGGCTCTGGAGCAACAGGTGGGACAGCTGGGGTCCAAACCCACCcccacctcctcatcctccagctCCCCTCCCCCACCACCGGCCCTGTCAATTTTCCCTCCCATGCACTCAgtccctctccctgctccccttgCCCTAACCCCCTCCCCACCGCCTTGTGAGGACATGAAAggttccccttccctcctccaacTGCCCACCCCCTGGGCCGGACCCTCACGTCTAGAGAGGATAGAGTCCACTGAGATTTAG
- the LOC110536338 gene encoding leucine zipper putative tumor suppressor 3-like isoform X1: protein MTPHQHRETGENKTDNHNNPPTHNPPKILPVSGKLEQKNSGLVRPSAFKPVVPKSFHSMQNLLDPTSGGGCEGRGAGGQREEGAGGGELVAVPEALLLDQDSPGMGRCLAERAGGGKSNRGVHGGMSASGRNSLTSLPTYAGSGLCYGPQEALGSLSASTSNINRLGTTAGAAVALEKLEQPGYQQLNHLGDTPAPQRPTPSSDDVIQDLENRLWEKEQEVQHMCRNLEQSEAAIVQVFEEKQRVWERQMDELGQNYASRLQQVTTHSTAAVTNNSLPNVDTLFLCVQVTRRAQRSQNALQAQITRLSQDKRRLQEEMAALLAQREDLERKCLHFRMEQTDILPRLDETKWEVCQKAGEISLLKQQLRESQVELTQRAAEMVALRGQLKEANSQLRDREEAMLGLKNSYSSKSLELESCQGELRRTLTEVSILREKLGVFEAEVLGLQQALWEMGGGVDPAITQTLGAVGLLPPWGALYCPRTPPEPSSTPLTPTSDSLLSLQSDEAKAQRQEVQRKERQQREEAQWHDMQQRQEAHQRLKAHLYQEAHLHQEAQLRKEARLHQGAHLCQEAHFHQEAQHKCQETQVESGNLREQLDQLQGTLRLERQQRECQALSFDQERDSWIDEKEHVLKYQAQLQVSYVETLQKNQALEQQVGQLGSKPTPTSSSSSSPPPPPALSIFPPMHSVPLPAPLALTPSPPPCEDMKGSPSLLQLPTPWAGPSRLERIESTEI, encoded by the exons ATGActccccaccaacacagagaaacTGGAGAGAACAAAACCGACAATCACAACAACCCTCCAACCCACAACCCACCCAAAATCCTGCCTGTCTCTGGCAAACTAGAGCAG AAGAACTCGGGGCTGGTTCGTCCCTCTGCATTCAAACCAGTGGTTCCCAAGAGCTTTCATTCCATGCAGAACCTCCTTGACCCAACCAGTGGGGGTGGATGTGAGGGTAGGGGTGCGGGGGGGCAGAGAGAAGAAGGAGCAGGGGGAGGAGAACTAGTGGCAGTTCCAGAGGCCCTCCTCCTAGACCAGGACAGCCCAGGGATGGGCAGATGCCtggcagagagagcaggagggggtAAGAGTAACAGAGGGGTCCATGGAGGGATGTCAGCTTCGGGGAGGAACTCTCTAACCAGCCTGCCCACATATGCAGGCTCTGGTTTGTGCTATGGGCCTCAAGAGGCCCTGGGGTCTCTCAGTGCTTCTACCAGCAATATCAACAGACTAGGGACCACAGCTGGAGCTGCAGTGGCTCTGGAAAAGCTGGAGCAACCAGGCTACCAG CAGCTGAACCACCTGGGCGACACCCCAGCACCCCAACGTCCCACTCCTTCCTCTGATGATGTCATCCAAGACCTGGAGAACCGGCTCTGGGAGAAGGAGCAAGAG GTGCAACACATGTGTCGTAACTTGGAGCAGAGCGAGGCCGCCATCGTCCAGGTGTTTGAGGAGAAGCAGCGTgtgtgggagagacagatggatgagCTGGGGCAGAACTACGCCTCTCGTCTGCAGCAGGTGACCACACATTCCACAGCAGCGGTAACCAATAACAGTCTACCAAATGTTGATACTCTCTTCCTCTGTGTGCAGGTGACCCGTCGCGCCCAGCGCTCCCAGAATGCCCTGCAGGCCCAGATCACCCGTCTGTCGCAGGACAAGCGACGTCTgcaggaggagatggctgccCTGCTGGCCCAGAGAGAGGATCTGGAGAGGAAGTGTCTGCACTTCAGGATGGAACAGACTGACATACTGCCACGCCTGGATGAGACCAAGtgggag GTGTGTCAGAAGGCAGGGGAGATCTCCCTGCTGAAGCAGCAGCTAAGGGAGAGCCAGGTGGAGCTGACCCAGCGGGCGGCGGAGATGGTGGCCCTCAGGGGCCAGCTGAAGGAGGCCAATTCCCAGCTTAGGGACCGGGAGGAGGCCATGCTGGGCCTCAAGAACTCATATAGTTCCAAGAGCCTGGAGCTGGAGAGCTGCCAAGGAGAGCTGAGGAGGACGCTGACCGAG GTGTCTATCCTGAGGGAGAAGCTGGGTGTGTTTGAGGCTGAGGTGCTGGGTCTTCAACAAGCTCTGTGGGAGATGGGCGGAGGGGTTGATCCTGCCATAACCCAAACCCTAGGAGCTGTGGGGCTACTCCCACCCTGGGGGGCTCTCTACTGCCCCCGCACTCCCCCAGAGCCCTCGTCCACCCCTCTCACCCCCACCTCAGATTCCCTGCTCAGCCTCCAGAGTGACGAGGCAAAAGCCCAGAGGCAAGAGGTGCAGAGAAAAGAGAGGCAGCAGCGTGAAGAGGCCCAGTGGCATGACATGCAACAGCGCCAGGAGGCCCACCAGCGCCTGAAAGCCCATCTATATCAGGAGGCTCATCTCCACCAGGAAGCCCAACTGCGCAAGGAAGCTCGACTTCATCAGGGGGCCCACTTGTGTCAGGAGGCCCACTTCCACCAGGAGGCCCAGCATAAGTGCCAAGAGACCCAGGTGGAATCAGGGAACCTGCGTGAGCAGCTGGATCAGCTCCAGGGGACTTTACGTCTAGAACGTCAACAGAGAGAGTGCCAGGCCCTTAGTTTCGACCAGGAACGAGACAGCTGGATTGACGAGAAGGAGCATGTGCTGAAATACCAGGCACAGCTTCAGGTCAGCTATGTGGAGACTCTACAGAAGAACCAGGCTCTGGAGCAACAGGTGGGACAGCTGGGGTCCAAACCCACCcccacctcctcatcctccagctCCCCTCCCCCACCACCGGCCCTGTCAATTTTCCCTCCCATGCACTCAgtccctctccctgctccccttgCCCTAACCCCCTCCCCACCGCCTTGTGAGGACATGAAAggttccccttccctcctccaacTGCCCACCCCCTGGGCCGGACCCTCACGTCTAGAGAGGATAGAGTCCACTGAGATTTAG